A window from Drosophila nasuta strain 15112-1781.00 chromosome 3, ASM2355853v1, whole genome shotgun sequence encodes these proteins:
- the LOC132793566 gene encoding NAD(+) hydrolase sarm1 isoform X6, giving the protein MSYRFRQYEALSLRTGDITQQATNKVAAAGIKVQSDNFSADKKAISQSQQSQTMTSNGIISQEKHVSSASQANYTMTHKGVSSTGSSMISSSSQMSATNGQMVKLKDLKLDDLKSLTAGSGQQEIEQAITKYSNVLTTFVSTLQQDDDNSVSSHGDKKSVYLQMINEVIRRAWAVPTHGHELGYSLCNSLRQSGGLDLLMKNCVQHNSELQFSTAQLLEQCLTTENRSHVVDNGLDKVVNVACVCTKESNMEHSRVGTGILEHLFKHSEGTCSDVIRLGGLDALLFKCRTSDVETLRHCASALVNLSLYGGAENQEEMIVRKVPMWLFPLAFHNDDNIKYYACLAIAVLVANKEIEAEVLKSGCLDLVEPFVTTHDPYEFAKSNLAHAHGQSKHWLGRLVPVLSSNREEARNLAAFHFCMEAGIKRKQGNTDIFHEIGAIEALKTVASCPNAIASKFAAQALRLIGETVPHKLSQQVPLWSVEDVQEWVKQIGFDKYLSLFKESQVDGDLLLKLNQENLRDDIGISNGILLKRFERELQNLKRMADYSSKDTAKMHHFLAEIGADYCTYTYAMLNAGIDKCTLPHVNEDMLMTECGIKNAIHRLRILNSVKNLENSLPSSSEENMAKTLDVFVSYRRSNGSQLASLLKVHLQLRGFSVFIDVERLEAGKFDNGLLNSIRQAKNFVLVLTPDALHRCINDDECKDWVHREIVAALNSSCNIIPIMDHKFSWPENLPEDMCSVANFNGVNWIHDYQDACIDKLERFLRGEKNIDRITAMGPGTPGVASFQRTHSNDPDYQTNGGGGGGGGGSSGGGGGNGSVVDALMAANGSGQANHQANRYRQSPSPARQRAAGGSTSLLSYGRGPAKRSNHMLPPYRTQQAAMLHKSGAGSASMQNMTPLAYLPPRRSSAAGLGHNGGVANGYRSHSVDGLLDQAAAAETSQDSLSTPEQRIAAAAAVVAAGSTALTNASSTSTLQPEDEVDGEEEQEQEMCNVMRREKQNLVPPPANVQQHRKSRSLDHILSKQTLAEILPVNEPTDETQSMQNLVLPMTPQPQRRDTSSSSKSPTPERPSRQSPDGVSSTESEREDGQSVRSQPSESSSSHSQHGNQQRASAHVHRGGGLNSTKTSTSSLGSNNSANNKTIFNRTMKKVRSLIKNNDLEDEELSDIILSKATSPNAGRMIFW; this is encoded by the exons ATGAGCTATCGCTTTCGGCAATAT GAAGCCCTCTCGCTGCGCACCGGCGACATCACGCAACAGGCGACCAACAAAGTCGCCGCCGCCGGCATAAAAGTGCAGAGCGACAATTTCTCCGCCGACAAGAAAGCCATCTCGCAGTCACAGCAATCGCAGACGATGACTTCGAATGGCATCATCAGCCAGGAGAAACATGTGTCATCCGCCTCGCAAGCGAACTACACGATGACACACAAAGGTGTCTCCAGCACCGGCAGCAGCATGATCTCTTCCTCCTCGCAAATGTCTGCCACCAACGGTCAAATGGTCAAGCTCAAGGATCTCAAGCTCGACGATCTAAAATCCCTAACCGCCGGCAGCGGTCAACAGGAAATCGAACAGGCCATCACAAAGTATTCGAATGTGCTGACCACATTTGTGAGCACACTTCAGCAggacgacgacaacagcgTATCGAGTCACGGCGACAAAAAGTCCGTCTATCTGCAGATGATCAACGAGGTGATCCGTCGAGCCTGGGCTGTGCCCACACATGGACACGAACTAGGCTACTCGTTGTGCAATTCACTGCGTCAGAGTGGAGGTCTCGATCTGCTCATGAAGAACTGTGTGCAGCACAACAGCGAACTGCAGTTCTCCACCGCCCAGTTGCTGGAGCAGTGTCTGACCACCGAGAATCGTTCGCATGTGGTGGACAACGGACTCGATAAGGTCGTGAATGTGGCCTGCGTCTGTACAAAGGAATCGAACATGGAGCATTCACGTGTCGGCACAGGCATACTGGAGCATCTCTTCAAGCATTCCGAGGGCACTTGCTCCGATGTCATACGCCTCGGCGGTCTCGATGCTCTGCTCTTCAAGTGCCGCACCAGCGATGTGGAAACGTTGCGTCACTGTGCCAGCGCCTTGGTCAATCTATCGCTGTACGGTGGCGCGGAGAATCAAGAGGAGATGATTGTGCGCAAGGTGCCCATGTGGTTGTTCCCCTTGGCGTTccacaacgacgacaacatcaAGTACTACGCCTGTTTGGCCATCGCTGTGCTTGTGGCCAACAAGGAGATCGAAGCCGAGGTGCTCAAGTCCGGTTGCCTGGATCTTGTGGAACCCTTTGTGACCACCCACGATCCCTACGAGTTTGCCAAATCGAATCTGGCGCATGCGCACGGTCAGAGCAAACATTGGCTGGGACGTCTTGTTCCGGTGTTGAGCTCCAATCGCGAGGAAGCACGCAATCTGGCCGCGTTCCACTTCTGCATGGAGGCGGGCATCAAACGCAAGCAGGGAAACACCGATATCTTTCACGAGATTGGCGCCATCGAAGCACTCAAAACGGTGGCCAGCTGCCCCAATGCGATTGCCTCGAAGTTTGCTGCGCAGGCTCTGCGTCTGATTGGTGAAACGGTGCCTCACAAGTTGTCGCAACAGGTGCCGTTGTGGTCCGTGGAGGATGTGCAGGAATGGGTCAAACAGATTGGCTTCGACAAGTATCTGTCGCTGTTCAAAGAATCCCAGGTGGATGGCGATCTGTTGCTCAAGCTTAATCAGGAGAATCTGCGCGACGATATCGGGATTTCGAATGGCATTCTCCTCAAGCGCTTCGAACGTGAACTGCAAAATCTCAAGCGTATGGCCGACTATTCGTCGAAGGACACAGCGAAAATGCATCATTTTCTCGCCGAGATTGGCGCCGATTATTGCACCTACACATATGCCATGCTCAATGCGGGCATTGACAAGTGCACGCTCCCTCATGTCAACGAGGATATGCTGATGACTGAGTGCGGTATCAAGAATGCGATACATCGTTTGCGCATTCTGAATTCGGTGAAGAACCTCGAGAACTCGTTGCCCAGCTCGTCGGAAGAGAACATGGCCAAGACGCTGGATGTGTTTGTCAGCTATCGTCGCTCCAATGGCTCCCAGCTGGCCAGTTTGCTTAAG GTTCATCTGCAGTTGCGCGGCTTCTCGGTGTTCATCGATGTGGAGCGCTTGGAGGCGGGCAAATTTGATAATGGCCTACTGAACAGTATTCGTCAGGCAAAGAACTTTGTCTTAGTATTAACCCCCGATGCGCTGCATCGCTGCATCAACGATGACGAGTGCAAGGATTGGGTGCATCGC GAAATTGTGGCTGCCCTCAACTCCAGTTGCAACATCATCCCAATTATGGATCATAAATTCAGTTGGCCAGAGAATCTACCCGAGGACATGTGCAGCGTGGCGAACTTCAATGGCGTCAATTGGATACATGACTACCAGGATGCGTGCATCGACAAGCTCGAAAG ATTTTTGCGCGGCGAAAAGAATATCGATCGCATTACGGCGATGGGGCCTGGCACGCCCGGAGTGGCTTCGTTCCAAAGAACGCACAGCAACGATCCAGACTATCAAACGaatggaggaggaggcggcggcggAGGCGGAAGCAGTGGTGGAGGCGGCGGCAACGGCAGTGTGGTGGATGCATTAATGGCAGCAAATGGCAGCGGACAAG CTAATCACCAGGCAAATAGATACCGGCAATCCCCCTCACCAGCGCGTCAACGTGCAGCCGGTGGCAGCACCTCACTTCTGAGCTACGGCCGCGGCCCAGCGAAGCGTTCAAATCACATGCTGCCTCCGTATCGCACCCAACAGGCAGCCATGCTGCATAAGTCCGGCGCCGGCTCGGCATCGATGCAGAACATGACACCGCTGGCATATTTGCCACCGCGACGCAGTTCCGCAGCGGGACTGGGACACAATGGGGGCGTGGCGAACGGTTATCGGTCGCACAGCGTGGACGGTCTGTTGGATCAGGCGGCGGCAGCGGAAACTAGTCAGGATAGCCTGAGCACCCCAGAGCAACGAATTGCGGCTGCAGCGGCTGTGGTGGCCGCTGGGAGTACAGCGTTGACGAATGCCAGTTCGACGAGCACATTGCAGCCGGAGGATGAAGTGGATGgggaggaggagcaggagcaggagatGTGCAATGTGATGAGACGTGAGAAACAGAATTTGGTGCCACCGCCGGCAAATGTGCAGCAGCATCGTAAATCGCGTAGTTTGGATCACATACTATCGAAGCAGACGCTCGCTGAGATATTGCCAGTGAATGAGCCAACCGATGAGACGCAATCGATGCAGAATCTGGTGTTGCCAATGACGCCACAGCCGCAGCGACGTGACACAAGCTCCTCATCGAAATCCCCCACACCGGAGCGTCCGAGTCGTCAGAGTCCCGATGGCGTCAGTTCCACGGAGAGCGAGCGGGAGGATGGGCAATCGGTGCGTTCACAGCCGAGCgaatcgtcgtcgtcgcataGTCAGCATGGCAATCAGCAGCGTGCGTCGGCGCATGTGCATCGCGGTGGCGGATTGAACAGCACTAAGACGTCCACTTCGTCGCTGGGATCGAACAATAGCGCCAACAATAAGACGATCTTTAATCGTACGATGAAAAAAGTGCGCTCGCTGATCAAAAA CAACGATCTGGAGGACGAGGAGCTCTCGGATATAATCCTCTCGAAGGCAACGTCCCCGAATGCAGGACGAATGATATTTTGGTAG
- the LOC132793566 gene encoding NAD(+) hydrolase sarm1 isoform X7 translates to MSNNNNNNQQNQAPWPVRKGIFRSSGQSDFVPTRSPSPIVEMPLSPPPPGTPLGRSIRSPLSPPPQPIQLVSNLPLTSSVGASTNMSTASAARMSGASSSCSSSSSSSSSGCSSASSSSSSSQNRVRKSSNPPLQPVAATRSLSPAPTTQMPTATPLNHNHNLNHTPAIITTTNHNNHIKSNVREIPIEVEQSKEALSLRTGDITQQATNKVAAAGIKVQSDNFSADKKAISQSQQSQTMTSNGIISQEKHVSSASQANYTMTHKGVSSTGSSMISSSSQMSATNGQMVKLKDLKLDDLKSLTAGSGQQEIEQAITKYSNVLTTFVSTLQQDDDNSVSSHGDKKSVYLQMINEVIRRAWAVPTHGHELGYSLCNSLRQSGGLDLLMKNCVQHNSELQFSTAQLLEQCLTTENRSHVVDNGLDKVVNVACVCTKESNMEHSRVGTGILEHLFKHSEGTCSDVIRLGGLDALLFKCRTSDVETLRHCASALVNLSLYGGAENQEEMIVRKVPMWLFPLAFHNDDNIKYYACLAIAVLVANKEIEAEVLKSGCLDLVEPFVTTHDPYEFAKSNLAHAHGQSKHWLGRLVPVLSSNREEARNLAAFHFCMEAGIKRKQGNTDIFHEIGAIEALKTVASCPNAIASKFAAQALRLIGETVPHKLSQQVPLWSVEDVQEWVKQIGFDKYLSLFKESQVDGDLLLKLNQENLRDDIGISNGILLKRFERELQNLKRMADYSSKDTAKMHHFLAEIGADYCTYTYAMLNAGIDKCTLPHVNEDMLMTECGIKNAIHRLRILNSVKNLENSLPSSSEENMAKTLDVFVSYRRSNGSQLASLLKVHLQLRGFSVFIDVERLEAGKFDNGLLNSIRQAKNFVLVLTPDALHRCINDDECKDWVHREIVAALNSSCNIIPIMDHKFSWPENLPEDMCSVANFNGVNWIHDYQDACIDKLERFLRGEKNIDRITAMGPGTPGVASFQRTHSNDPDYQTNGGGGGGGGGSSGGGGGNGSVVDALMAANGSGQGGPTSSTTTTNQTSNLNQNQNQNPNPNLNSNANQSQLQRRLGHREHLG, encoded by the exons ATgtccaacaataacaacaacaatcaacagaACCAGGCGCCTTGGCCTGTGCGCAAGGGCATCTTTCGATCGAGCGGACAATCCGATTTTGTGCCCACCCGTTCGCCCAGTCCCATTGTTGAAATGCCGTTATCGCCACCGCCCCCGGGCACGCCTCTGGGACGCTCTATTCGCTCGCCGCTGTCGCCGCCACCGCAGCCAATTCAATTGGTTAGCAACTTGCCATTGACATCGTCTGTCGGTGCCTCCACAAACATGTCGACTGCATCCGCTGCCCGAATGTCTGGCGCATCAAGTAGCtgctcatcgtcgtcgtcatcgtcatcgtctgGTTGTTCCTCTGCCTcctcttcgtcgtcgtc TTCACAAAATAGAGTACGTAAAAGTTCTAATCCCCCTTTGCAGCCAGTTGCCGCCACCCGCTCCCTGTCGCCCGCACCCACCACACAAATGCCCACGGCCACGCCCctcaaccacaaccacaacttAAACCACACACCAGCTATCATCACCACGacaaaccacaacaaccatattaaatcaaatgtgCGCGAAATACCCATTGAGGTAGAACAGAGCAAG GAAGCCCTCTCGCTGCGCACCGGCGACATCACGCAACAGGCGACCAACAAAGTCGCCGCCGCCGGCATAAAAGTGCAGAGCGACAATTTCTCCGCCGACAAGAAAGCCATCTCGCAGTCACAGCAATCGCAGACGATGACTTCGAATGGCATCATCAGCCAGGAGAAACATGTGTCATCCGCCTCGCAAGCGAACTACACGATGACACACAAAGGTGTCTCCAGCACCGGCAGCAGCATGATCTCTTCCTCCTCGCAAATGTCTGCCACCAACGGTCAAATGGTCAAGCTCAAGGATCTCAAGCTCGACGATCTAAAATCCCTAACCGCCGGCAGCGGTCAACAGGAAATCGAACAGGCCATCACAAAGTATTCGAATGTGCTGACCACATTTGTGAGCACACTTCAGCAggacgacgacaacagcgTATCGAGTCACGGCGACAAAAAGTCCGTCTATCTGCAGATGATCAACGAGGTGATCCGTCGAGCCTGGGCTGTGCCCACACATGGACACGAACTAGGCTACTCGTTGTGCAATTCACTGCGTCAGAGTGGAGGTCTCGATCTGCTCATGAAGAACTGTGTGCAGCACAACAGCGAACTGCAGTTCTCCACCGCCCAGTTGCTGGAGCAGTGTCTGACCACCGAGAATCGTTCGCATGTGGTGGACAACGGACTCGATAAGGTCGTGAATGTGGCCTGCGTCTGTACAAAGGAATCGAACATGGAGCATTCACGTGTCGGCACAGGCATACTGGAGCATCTCTTCAAGCATTCCGAGGGCACTTGCTCCGATGTCATACGCCTCGGCGGTCTCGATGCTCTGCTCTTCAAGTGCCGCACCAGCGATGTGGAAACGTTGCGTCACTGTGCCAGCGCCTTGGTCAATCTATCGCTGTACGGTGGCGCGGAGAATCAAGAGGAGATGATTGTGCGCAAGGTGCCCATGTGGTTGTTCCCCTTGGCGTTccacaacgacgacaacatcaAGTACTACGCCTGTTTGGCCATCGCTGTGCTTGTGGCCAACAAGGAGATCGAAGCCGAGGTGCTCAAGTCCGGTTGCCTGGATCTTGTGGAACCCTTTGTGACCACCCACGATCCCTACGAGTTTGCCAAATCGAATCTGGCGCATGCGCACGGTCAGAGCAAACATTGGCTGGGACGTCTTGTTCCGGTGTTGAGCTCCAATCGCGAGGAAGCACGCAATCTGGCCGCGTTCCACTTCTGCATGGAGGCGGGCATCAAACGCAAGCAGGGAAACACCGATATCTTTCACGAGATTGGCGCCATCGAAGCACTCAAAACGGTGGCCAGCTGCCCCAATGCGATTGCCTCGAAGTTTGCTGCGCAGGCTCTGCGTCTGATTGGTGAAACGGTGCCTCACAAGTTGTCGCAACAGGTGCCGTTGTGGTCCGTGGAGGATGTGCAGGAATGGGTCAAACAGATTGGCTTCGACAAGTATCTGTCGCTGTTCAAAGAATCCCAGGTGGATGGCGATCTGTTGCTCAAGCTTAATCAGGAGAATCTGCGCGACGATATCGGGATTTCGAATGGCATTCTCCTCAAGCGCTTCGAACGTGAACTGCAAAATCTCAAGCGTATGGCCGACTATTCGTCGAAGGACACAGCGAAAATGCATCATTTTCTCGCCGAGATTGGCGCCGATTATTGCACCTACACATATGCCATGCTCAATGCGGGCATTGACAAGTGCACGCTCCCTCATGTCAACGAGGATATGCTGATGACTGAGTGCGGTATCAAGAATGCGATACATCGTTTGCGCATTCTGAATTCGGTGAAGAACCTCGAGAACTCGTTGCCCAGCTCGTCGGAAGAGAACATGGCCAAGACGCTGGATGTGTTTGTCAGCTATCGTCGCTCCAATGGCTCCCAGCTGGCCAGTTTGCTTAAG GTTCATCTGCAGTTGCGCGGCTTCTCGGTGTTCATCGATGTGGAGCGCTTGGAGGCGGGCAAATTTGATAATGGCCTACTGAACAGTATTCGTCAGGCAAAGAACTTTGTCTTAGTATTAACCCCCGATGCGCTGCATCGCTGCATCAACGATGACGAGTGCAAGGATTGGGTGCATCGC GAAATTGTGGCTGCCCTCAACTCCAGTTGCAACATCATCCCAATTATGGATCATAAATTCAGTTGGCCAGAGAATCTACCCGAGGACATGTGCAGCGTGGCGAACTTCAATGGCGTCAATTGGATACATGACTACCAGGATGCGTGCATCGACAAGCTCGAAAG ATTTTTGCGCGGCGAAAAGAATATCGATCGCATTACGGCGATGGGGCCTGGCACGCCCGGAGTGGCTTCGTTCCAAAGAACGCACAGCAACGATCCAGACTATCAAACGaatggaggaggaggcggcggcggAGGCGGAAGCAGTGGTGGAGGCGGCGGCAACGGCAGTGTGGTGGATGCATTAATGGCAGCAAATGGCAGCGGACAAGGTGGGCCAACGAGTTCAACTACTACTACAAATCAGACTTCAAATCTaaatcaaaaccaaaatcagaatccgaatccgaattTAAATTCGAATGCGAATCAAAGCCAACTACAGCGTAGACTAGGCCATCGAGAGCACTTAGGCTAG
- the LOC132793566 gene encoding NAD(+) hydrolase sarm1 isoform X5, whose protein sequence is MSNNNNNNQQNQAPWPVRKGIFRSSGQSDFVPTRSPSPIVEMPLSPPPPGTPLGRSIRSPLSPPPQPIQLVSNLPLTSSVGASTNMSTASAARMSGASSSCSSSSSSSSSGCSSASSSSSSSSSSSSSSQSCSSQNREALSLRTGDITQQATNKVAAAGIKVQSDNFSADKKAISQSQQSQTMTSNGIISQEKHVSSASQANYTMTHKGVSSTGSSMISSSSQMSATNGQMVKLKDLKLDDLKSLTAGSGQQEIEQAITKYSNVLTTFVSTLQQDDDNSVSSHGDKKSVYLQMINEVIRRAWAVPTHGHELGYSLCNSLRQSGGLDLLMKNCVQHNSELQFSTAQLLEQCLTTENRSHVVDNGLDKVVNVACVCTKESNMEHSRVGTGILEHLFKHSEGTCSDVIRLGGLDALLFKCRTSDVETLRHCASALVNLSLYGGAENQEEMIVRKVPMWLFPLAFHNDDNIKYYACLAIAVLVANKEIEAEVLKSGCLDLVEPFVTTHDPYEFAKSNLAHAHGQSKHWLGRLVPVLSSNREEARNLAAFHFCMEAGIKRKQGNTDIFHEIGAIEALKTVASCPNAIASKFAAQALRLIGETVPHKLSQQVPLWSVEDVQEWVKQIGFDKYLSLFKESQVDGDLLLKLNQENLRDDIGISNGILLKRFERELQNLKRMADYSSKDTAKMHHFLAEIGADYCTYTYAMLNAGIDKCTLPHVNEDMLMTECGIKNAIHRLRILNSVKNLENSLPSSSEENMAKTLDVFVSYRRSNGSQLASLLKVHLQLRGFSVFIDVERLEAGKFDNGLLNSIRQAKNFVLVLTPDALHRCINDDECKDWVHREIVAALNSSCNIIPIMDHKFSWPENLPEDMCSVANFNGVNWIHDYQDACIDKLERFLRGEKNIDRITAMGPGTPGVASFQRTHSNDPDYQTNGGGGGGGGGSSGGGGGNGSVVDALMAANGSGQANHQANRYRQSPSPARQRAAGGSTSLLSYGRGPAKRSNHMLPPYRTQQAAMLHKSGAGSASMQNMTPLAYLPPRRSSAAGLGHNGGVANGYRSHSVDGLLDQAAAAETSQDSLSTPEQRIAAAAAVVAAGSTALTNASSTSTLQPEDEVDGEEEQEQEMCNVMRREKQNLVPPPANVQQHRKSRSLDHILSKQTLAEILPVNEPTDETQSMQNLVLPMTPQPQRRDTSSSSKSPTPERPSRQSPDGVSSTESEREDGQSVRSQPSESSSSHSQHGNQQRASAHVHRGGGLNSTKTSTSSLGSNNSANNKTIFNRTMKKVRSLIKNNDLEDEELSDIILSKATSPNAGRMIFW, encoded by the exons ATgtccaacaataacaacaacaatcaacagaACCAGGCGCCTTGGCCTGTGCGCAAGGGCATCTTTCGATCGAGCGGACAATCCGATTTTGTGCCCACCCGTTCGCCCAGTCCCATTGTTGAAATGCCGTTATCGCCACCGCCCCCGGGCACGCCTCTGGGACGCTCTATTCGCTCGCCGCTGTCGCCGCCACCGCAGCCAATTCAATTGGTTAGCAACTTGCCATTGACATCGTCTGTCGGTGCCTCCACAAACATGTCGACTGCATCCGCTGCCCGAATGTCTGGCGCATCAAGTAGCtgctcatcgtcgtcgtcatcgtcatcgtctgGTTGTTCCTCTGCCTcctcttcgtcgtcgtcgtcttcgtcgtcgtcatcctCTAGTCAAAGTTGTAGTTCACAAAATAGA GAAGCCCTCTCGCTGCGCACCGGCGACATCACGCAACAGGCGACCAACAAAGTCGCCGCCGCCGGCATAAAAGTGCAGAGCGACAATTTCTCCGCCGACAAGAAAGCCATCTCGCAGTCACAGCAATCGCAGACGATGACTTCGAATGGCATCATCAGCCAGGAGAAACATGTGTCATCCGCCTCGCAAGCGAACTACACGATGACACACAAAGGTGTCTCCAGCACCGGCAGCAGCATGATCTCTTCCTCCTCGCAAATGTCTGCCACCAACGGTCAAATGGTCAAGCTCAAGGATCTCAAGCTCGACGATCTAAAATCCCTAACCGCCGGCAGCGGTCAACAGGAAATCGAACAGGCCATCACAAAGTATTCGAATGTGCTGACCACATTTGTGAGCACACTTCAGCAggacgacgacaacagcgTATCGAGTCACGGCGACAAAAAGTCCGTCTATCTGCAGATGATCAACGAGGTGATCCGTCGAGCCTGGGCTGTGCCCACACATGGACACGAACTAGGCTACTCGTTGTGCAATTCACTGCGTCAGAGTGGAGGTCTCGATCTGCTCATGAAGAACTGTGTGCAGCACAACAGCGAACTGCAGTTCTCCACCGCCCAGTTGCTGGAGCAGTGTCTGACCACCGAGAATCGTTCGCATGTGGTGGACAACGGACTCGATAAGGTCGTGAATGTGGCCTGCGTCTGTACAAAGGAATCGAACATGGAGCATTCACGTGTCGGCACAGGCATACTGGAGCATCTCTTCAAGCATTCCGAGGGCACTTGCTCCGATGTCATACGCCTCGGCGGTCTCGATGCTCTGCTCTTCAAGTGCCGCACCAGCGATGTGGAAACGTTGCGTCACTGTGCCAGCGCCTTGGTCAATCTATCGCTGTACGGTGGCGCGGAGAATCAAGAGGAGATGATTGTGCGCAAGGTGCCCATGTGGTTGTTCCCCTTGGCGTTccacaacgacgacaacatcaAGTACTACGCCTGTTTGGCCATCGCTGTGCTTGTGGCCAACAAGGAGATCGAAGCCGAGGTGCTCAAGTCCGGTTGCCTGGATCTTGTGGAACCCTTTGTGACCACCCACGATCCCTACGAGTTTGCCAAATCGAATCTGGCGCATGCGCACGGTCAGAGCAAACATTGGCTGGGACGTCTTGTTCCGGTGTTGAGCTCCAATCGCGAGGAAGCACGCAATCTGGCCGCGTTCCACTTCTGCATGGAGGCGGGCATCAAACGCAAGCAGGGAAACACCGATATCTTTCACGAGATTGGCGCCATCGAAGCACTCAAAACGGTGGCCAGCTGCCCCAATGCGATTGCCTCGAAGTTTGCTGCGCAGGCTCTGCGTCTGATTGGTGAAACGGTGCCTCACAAGTTGTCGCAACAGGTGCCGTTGTGGTCCGTGGAGGATGTGCAGGAATGGGTCAAACAGATTGGCTTCGACAAGTATCTGTCGCTGTTCAAAGAATCCCAGGTGGATGGCGATCTGTTGCTCAAGCTTAATCAGGAGAATCTGCGCGACGATATCGGGATTTCGAATGGCATTCTCCTCAAGCGCTTCGAACGTGAACTGCAAAATCTCAAGCGTATGGCCGACTATTCGTCGAAGGACACAGCGAAAATGCATCATTTTCTCGCCGAGATTGGCGCCGATTATTGCACCTACACATATGCCATGCTCAATGCGGGCATTGACAAGTGCACGCTCCCTCATGTCAACGAGGATATGCTGATGACTGAGTGCGGTATCAAGAATGCGATACATCGTTTGCGCATTCTGAATTCGGTGAAGAACCTCGAGAACTCGTTGCCCAGCTCGTCGGAAGAGAACATGGCCAAGACGCTGGATGTGTTTGTCAGCTATCGTCGCTCCAATGGCTCCCAGCTGGCCAGTTTGCTTAAG GTTCATCTGCAGTTGCGCGGCTTCTCGGTGTTCATCGATGTGGAGCGCTTGGAGGCGGGCAAATTTGATAATGGCCTACTGAACAGTATTCGTCAGGCAAAGAACTTTGTCTTAGTATTAACCCCCGATGCGCTGCATCGCTGCATCAACGATGACGAGTGCAAGGATTGGGTGCATCGC GAAATTGTGGCTGCCCTCAACTCCAGTTGCAACATCATCCCAATTATGGATCATAAATTCAGTTGGCCAGAGAATCTACCCGAGGACATGTGCAGCGTGGCGAACTTCAATGGCGTCAATTGGATACATGACTACCAGGATGCGTGCATCGACAAGCTCGAAAG ATTTTTGCGCGGCGAAAAGAATATCGATCGCATTACGGCGATGGGGCCTGGCACGCCCGGAGTGGCTTCGTTCCAAAGAACGCACAGCAACGATCCAGACTATCAAACGaatggaggaggaggcggcggcggAGGCGGAAGCAGTGGTGGAGGCGGCGGCAACGGCAGTGTGGTGGATGCATTAATGGCAGCAAATGGCAGCGGACAAG CTAATCACCAGGCAAATAGATACCGGCAATCCCCCTCACCAGCGCGTCAACGTGCAGCCGGTGGCAGCACCTCACTTCTGAGCTACGGCCGCGGCCCAGCGAAGCGTTCAAATCACATGCTGCCTCCGTATCGCACCCAACAGGCAGCCATGCTGCATAAGTCCGGCGCCGGCTCGGCATCGATGCAGAACATGACACCGCTGGCATATTTGCCACCGCGACGCAGTTCCGCAGCGGGACTGGGACACAATGGGGGCGTGGCGAACGGTTATCGGTCGCACAGCGTGGACGGTCTGTTGGATCAGGCGGCGGCAGCGGAAACTAGTCAGGATAGCCTGAGCACCCCAGAGCAACGAATTGCGGCTGCAGCGGCTGTGGTGGCCGCTGGGAGTACAGCGTTGACGAATGCCAGTTCGACGAGCACATTGCAGCCGGAGGATGAAGTGGATGgggaggaggagcaggagcaggagatGTGCAATGTGATGAGACGTGAGAAACAGAATTTGGTGCCACCGCCGGCAAATGTGCAGCAGCATCGTAAATCGCGTAGTTTGGATCACATACTATCGAAGCAGACGCTCGCTGAGATATTGCCAGTGAATGAGCCAACCGATGAGACGCAATCGATGCAGAATCTGGTGTTGCCAATGACGCCACAGCCGCAGCGACGTGACACAAGCTCCTCATCGAAATCCCCCACACCGGAGCGTCCGAGTCGTCAGAGTCCCGATGGCGTCAGTTCCACGGAGAGCGAGCGGGAGGATGGGCAATCGGTGCGTTCACAGCCGAGCgaatcgtcgtcgtcgcataGTCAGCATGGCAATCAGCAGCGTGCGTCGGCGCATGTGCATCGCGGTGGCGGATTGAACAGCACTAAGACGTCCACTTCGTCGCTGGGATCGAACAATAGCGCCAACAATAAGACGATCTTTAATCGTACGATGAAAAAAGTGCGCTCGCTGATCAAAAA CAACGATCTGGAGGACGAGGAGCTCTCGGATATAATCCTCTCGAAGGCAACGTCCCCGAATGCAGGACGAATGATATTTTGGTAG